Within Thermococcus sp. Bubb.Bath, the genomic segment CACTCCTCTTCCCGTTGGTATGTCAATGAGGACGTACTGGCTGCCCATTGCGTACTTCTTTGACATGATGCTGGCGAGCATGAGTCCAGTAGGGTCAACACTGAGGGCGCGCTCGGCCTTAATCGTTATGTCGTCAGCAGGTGCGAGGTTGAGGGCACCTCCCCAGACCAGACAGGCCCCAACCTTCTCAACTATACGCTTTATTTCATCCAATGAGAAGCTTACGTCTGCGAAGACCTCGACAACGTCCGCTGTTCCTGCGGCGCTGGTGATTGCCCTTGAGCTTGTCTTCGGGATCGTAAGGCCTGCCGCTGCTACTATCGGGACGACGAGGATGTTGGTCTTGTTTCCTGGAACGCCACCTATGCTGTGGACGTCCATTATCGGCTTCCTGTCGATATCGAGCATGTCTCCAGTCTCTGCCATCGCTATGGTCAGGGCAGCTATCTCGTCCATGTCGAGGCCGTTTACCTCCAGGGCCGTCACGAAAGAGCTTATCTCAATGTCCCTGAGTTTCCTGTCAACGATGTCCCTGACTATAGCTTCTATCTCAACCTTCCTGAGCTTCTCACCGTGCATCTTCTTCTTGATGTAGCGGACGCTCTCAGGGATTCCTGCCGGGAAGACTCCCACTATCTCTCCTTCGGCCAGGTTGTGAAGCTGTAGCACATCCCTGCTAACCCCCACATCACCAGGACCAACGAGGTCACTTATAACGAGGCTCCCGAAGACTGTCTTCTTCCCCGACTCTATTTTCACCAGATCGTCAGGGTGGAGTTTGGCTTTCTTGGCCTCTTCTGCGTTTATGAATACAGAGTACCTGCCGCTGTACACATCCAGTATCCTAACCTTTGCCTTCATTTTATTCCCTCCATCAACTCTGTGGTATCACTTCTCTTGGATGGGATCCCTTTTAACTCCTTCGATTTTAGAAAAGAAGTGGATTAAGTTACCGCAGCTTTGGGGGTTCCGCTACTGTAAACTCTCGTCTTCTGAAGTAACTCCAGTGCATTGACAACATCGATGGCGACTTCCCTCATGACAGGTGGCAGAAGTGCCTCCTCCCCACGTACCCATTTCGTTATCTCCTCCAGCGGGGCGCTGTAGAGGCGTTTTTTGAATAGATAAACCGTCTTTCCATCCACCACCAGAAGTCTATCGGGGTATCCGAGACGCACCCTCATGCGTCTCACCCCCGGATTAATAACAAAGGGTGACTTTAAAAGTTTAACGCATGCCTTCAACCTCTGTGAAAGACCGCAAGAAGGACTAAATCAGAAAAGGAATCAAAAGGAGAGAAGGCCATCAGAGGTTCTTTACCTCTTCGTCAATACTCTCTTCGAGCTCCTTCTCCCACTCCTCGACGTCGAAGTCCACCAGCTCGTCCTCAAGCTCCTCTTTAAGGTTGGTAACACGCCTCTTGAGGGCGCTCTTAGTCTCTTCATCGTAGACCACGGAGTATGGGTTCCTCTTGGACGAGAGGTAGAGCATGAACAGGAGAAGGTTGACGAACACTAGTATAATAACGAGAGCGTAGAGCAACGCTGCGTTCATTGCCATCACCTCTTGCCGCCGAATATTGCCTTGAAGACCCTCTTTATCGGGCTCTCAGGCTGTGGTGCTTCCCACCTAACGCCTGCAAGCTTGGCCGCGAGCTGCTTTATCGCTATTGCAGCTGGACTAGTCGGGTTCTTAACGACTAGCGGAACACCGTAGGCACTCGCACGTTTGACCTCCGGGTCTTCCGGTATCATGGCCAGGACTGGAACCTCCAGGATTGCCTCTATCTCCTCCGGACTGAGCTCGGTTTTCTCGTTGGTTACCCTGTTGAGGATCGCTCCGAGAGGCAACGTTCCGAGCTTCTCGGCTATGAGCTTGGTCTTGAGGGAATCGGTTATTGCAGAAATCTCAGGATTGGTGACGATTATGAGCTCCTTACCGATGAGCAGAGCGGTGACGGACGTCATCTCCAGACCAGCAGGGGCATCGATGAGTATGAAATCTGCCATCTGGCTTATTTCGCGTATGACTTCCCTCAGTCTCTCGGGTTTGGCCTTCTTGACCTTCTCAAGGCTTAGGCCACCAGGAATAACCTTGACACCGGCGGGCCCCTCATATATAGCATCTTTGAGGTCCGCTTCTCTGGCGAGAACGTCGTGGAGCGTTATTGGTATGTCCTCCATTCCGAGAACGAGGCTCAGGTTGGCCATAGTTATGTCCGCGTCTATTAGGATGACCTCCTTGCCAAACTGGGCCAGCGCCACACCCAGGTTCGCCACGGTGGTTGTTTTTCCGGTTCCACCTTTTCCAGATGCAAAAACGATTGAACGGCCCTCCAAGAGTTACACCCCCATACTCAGATTTGACTCCGACTAAATTATCCGTGTCGCGAGCCCTCGCATTTCTACATAGGCCTCTTTTGACCTTTGAGCTTTTATCTTTTGTGGTTTTTATGGTTTTCCAAGTTTTACTTTCTTCAGGATGAATGGAAAAGGTGACCCTGACGACGGACAAAGGTTTTAAAGTCAAAGAAAAAGCTAGGGTGGGTGAGAGAAGTGCGAGCAGACCAAAAATTTGCACTGGTAGTCTACCTCTGGGGTGCCATCACTGGAACCATCAGCGGCGCACTCTCCGTGGAATCACGGGCCGCGTGGATAATAGGTGCCCTCCTGTACGTGGTTACCGACGTCTTCGTCAAACTCATACTTAGAGGTGACCTCCCTGAGGAGATCAAGGGGCTCCAAGGCAACCAGCTCAGGAGTGCAATCCTGAAGAAGGCCTTCTGGGGCTGGTTCCTGTTCTGGCTCTACTTCACGATGCTTGTCTATACGGTGGGAATCCACTTCACGCCGGTTCCGTACAATGACAAGAGCCTGCTTTCCCACATGATGAATGGGACTAACGTAAGCACTTGAGGGGTGATTGTCATGGGCGTTGAAGAGATTAAGAAGGCGGCCGCGCGCGAGGCCCTTTCCTTCGTTGAAGACGATATGGTAGTGGGTCTCGGGACGGGTTCAACGACGGCCCATTTCATACGGCTCCTCGGCAAGAAGGTCATGGAGGAGGAGCTTGAAATATACGGGATTCCAACTTCCCATCAATCTAG encodes:
- a CDS encoding AMP phosphorylase, with product MKAKVRILDVYSGRYSVFINAEEAKKAKLHPDDLVKIESGKKTVFGSLVISDLVGPGDVGVSRDVLQLHNLAEGEIVGVFPAGIPESVRYIKKKMHGEKLRKVEIEAIVRDIVDRKLRDIEISSFVTALEVNGLDMDEIAALTIAMAETGDMLDIDRKPIMDVHSIGGVPGNKTNILVVPIVAAAGLTIPKTSSRAITSAAGTADVVEVFADVSFSLDEIKRIVEKVGACLVWGGALNLAPADDITIKAERALSVDPTGLMLASIMSKKYAMGSQYVLIDIPTGRGVKVETVDQARSLSRDFIELGKRLGQYVEVAVTYGGQPIGHTVGPSLEAKEALTALMTGKGPGSLIEKATGLAGILLEMGGVAQEGNGKKMAKEILESGKAWEKMKEIIETQGGDPNIKPDDIPVGDKTYTFTATTSGYVTAIDNRAITGIAKAAGAPEDKGAGLELYVKVGEKVKEGDPLFTIHTESEARLDQAIVFARRTEPIRIEGMVLQRIGNI
- the minD gene encoding cell division ATPase MinD, with translation MEGRSIVFASGKGGTGKTTTVANLGVALAQFGKEVILIDADITMANLSLVLGMEDIPITLHDVLAREADLKDAIYEGPAGVKVIPGGLSLEKVKKAKPERLREVIREISQMADFILIDAPAGLEMTSVTALLIGKELIIVTNPEISAITDSLKTKLIAEKLGTLPLGAILNRVTNEKTELSPEEIEAILEVPVLAMIPEDPEVKRASAYGVPLVVKNPTSPAAIAIKQLAAKLAGVRWEAPQPESPIKRVFKAIFGGKR